One genomic window of Streptomyces sp. WP-1 includes the following:
- a CDS encoding XRE family transcriptional regulator yields the protein MRHPQGSTAPDESLVVTLRDLKDRTGLSLAALAARTPYSKSAWHRYLSGGKRPPRAAVEALCRLADADAAAVLALWEAADEPAPPEPPEKRPGGRRSPWLPLWIPVSALALFGAAAAVAAAVALSGRPGSAPVAQPLSEVQRCHGASCQGELPDASVCARDAQTRSRVADHAYAVRLRYSPSCRTAWSEVRVRGRLAREVSVRAGDDILSASYPADDVTGVNSPMLSVGSPRGVEACAEVGGKVACTGLDADGPPAPVD from the coding sequence ATGCGGCACCCCCAAGGATCGACCGCGCCGGACGAGTCGCTGGTGGTGACACTGCGCGACCTGAAGGACCGTACGGGGCTGAGTCTGGCGGCGCTGGCCGCGCGCACCCCGTACAGCAAGTCCGCCTGGCACCGCTATCTCTCGGGCGGCAAGCGCCCGCCGCGGGCCGCGGTGGAGGCCCTGTGCCGGCTGGCCGACGCCGATGCCGCGGCCGTACTGGCGCTGTGGGAGGCGGCCGACGAGCCCGCTCCCCCGGAGCCGCCCGAAAAGCGCCCCGGTGGCCGCCGCTCACCCTGGCTCCCGCTGTGGATCCCGGTGTCGGCGCTCGCCCTGTTCGGCGCGGCCGCGGCGGTGGCCGCGGCCGTGGCCCTGTCCGGGCGCCCGGGGTCCGCGCCGGTGGCCCAGCCCCTGAGCGAGGTGCAGCGCTGTCACGGGGCGTCCTGCCAGGGCGAGTTGCCGGACGCCTCGGTGTGCGCCCGGGACGCGCAGACCAGGAGCAGGGTCGCCGACCACGCCTATGCCGTACGGCTGCGCTACTCGCCGTCCTGCCGTACCGCCTGGTCGGAGGTGCGGGTGCGCGGCCGGCTGGCCCGGGAGGTGTCGGTGCGCGCGGGCGACGACATCCTCTCCGCGAGCTACCCGGCCGATGATGTGACCGGCGTCAACAGCCCGATGCTGTCGGTGGGTTCGCCCCGGGGCGTGGAGGCGTGCGCCGAGGTGGGCGGGAAGGTGGCGTGCACGGGCCTGGACGCGGACGGGCCGCCGGCGCCGGTGGACTGA
- a CDS encoding ATP-dependent DNA ligase has product MLATPGSLPPAAQDARWAYETKQDGQRVMVYLPGDGTLVLRARSGEEITGAYPELAPLGGALGATPAVLDGEVLALDADGRADFQLLQSRMGLAHAPARAARRSAQVPVHLVLFDVPYLAGPLLREPYARRRDRLTELGLAGPYWSTPGAVTGHGARALAATREHGLEGLVCKRLDSVYEPGVRSRAWIKIRNLRAEDVIVGGWLPGKGRLTGLPGAVLVGQRDAAGRLRYVGGVGTGWSEAERTRLAELLADAASGRCPFEPAPRVPGARWVLPRLVGEVGYSTRTRTGLLRQPSWLRLRPDLSPQDSAADLPMDLA; this is encoded by the coding sequence ATGCTCGCCACCCCCGGCTCGCTGCCGCCCGCCGCGCAGGACGCGCGCTGGGCCTACGAGACCAAGCAGGACGGGCAGCGGGTGATGGTCTATCTGCCCGGCGACGGCACCCTGGTGCTGCGCGCCCGTTCGGGCGAGGAGATCACCGGGGCGTATCCCGAACTGGCGCCGCTGGGCGGTGCGCTGGGCGCCACTCCCGCGGTCCTCGACGGGGAGGTGCTGGCCCTGGACGCGGACGGCCGGGCCGACTTCCAGCTGCTGCAGAGCCGGATGGGCCTCGCCCACGCGCCTGCCCGGGCGGCCCGCCGGTCCGCGCAGGTGCCGGTGCACCTGGTGCTGTTCGACGTGCCGTACCTGGCCGGGCCGCTGCTGCGGGAGCCGTACGCACGGCGCCGGGACCGGCTGACGGAGCTGGGGCTGGCCGGGCCGTACTGGTCGACGCCCGGCGCGGTGACCGGGCACGGCGCGCGGGCGCTCGCGGCCACCCGGGAGCACGGCCTGGAGGGCCTGGTGTGCAAGCGGCTCGACTCGGTGTACGAGCCGGGGGTGCGCTCGCGCGCCTGGATCAAGATCCGCAATCTGCGTGCCGAGGACGTGATCGTGGGCGGCTGGCTGCCCGGCAAGGGGCGGCTGACCGGGCTGCCCGGCGCGGTGCTGGTGGGCCAGCGGGACGCGGCCGGCCGGCTGCGGTACGTCGGCGGGGTGGGCACCGGCTGGAGCGAGGCGGAGCGGACCCGGCTGGCGGAACTGCTCGCGGACGCGGCGAGCGGGCGCTGCCCCTTCGAGCCGGCGCCCCGCGTGCCGGGCGCGCGCTGGGTCCTGCCCCGGCTGGTCGGGGAGGTCGGTTACAGCACCCGTACCCGGACCGGGCTGCTGCGTCAGCCGTCCTGGCTAAGGCTGCGTCCCGATCTTTCACCGCAGGACTCGGCGGCGGACCTGCCCATGGACCTGGCATGA
- the hemC gene encoding hydroxymethylbilane synthase — protein MRMPVPELIRIVSRDSPMALAQVERVRAELSAMHPGVRTEVVPVKTTGDKWLGDLAQVEGKGAFTKEVDAALLAGAADLAVHCVKDVPADRPLPAGTVFAAFLKRDDIRDALVHPGGLTLDELPAGTRIGTSAVRKIAQLAATHPHLECVPFRGNANRRLQKLADGEADALLLAVAGLERIGRTDVISEVLSPETMMPPIGAGILALQCREGDTGLIDAVSGLGDPDTHREATAERMFLHVLQGHCNSPISGYARVDAGGELSLRACVFTPDGKTRLNAHEWAGRLDAATLGTSVAVALLRQGAREIIDGIPH, from the coding sequence GTGCGCATGCCGGTTCCCGAACTGATCCGAATCGTCTCCCGTGACTCGCCCATGGCCCTGGCCCAAGTGGAGCGGGTCCGCGCCGAGTTGAGTGCCATGCACCCGGGGGTGCGCACCGAGGTCGTCCCCGTGAAGACCACCGGCGACAAGTGGCTCGGCGATCTGGCCCAGGTCGAGGGCAAGGGGGCGTTCACCAAGGAGGTGGACGCGGCCCTGCTGGCCGGGGCGGCGGATCTCGCGGTGCACTGCGTGAAGGACGTGCCCGCCGACCGGCCGCTGCCCGCCGGGACGGTGTTCGCCGCCTTCCTGAAGCGGGACGACATCCGCGACGCGCTGGTGCACCCGGGCGGTCTCACCCTGGACGAGCTGCCGGCCGGCACCCGGATCGGCACCTCGGCGGTGCGCAAGATCGCCCAACTGGCCGCCACCCACCCGCATCTGGAGTGCGTGCCGTTCCGCGGCAACGCCAACCGCAGGCTCCAGAAGCTGGCCGACGGCGAGGCGGACGCGCTGCTGCTCGCGGTGGCCGGTCTGGAGCGCATCGGCCGTACCGATGTGATCAGCGAGGTGCTGTCCCCGGAGACGATGATGCCGCCGATCGGCGCGGGCATCCTCGCCCTGCAGTGCCGGGAGGGCGACACCGGGCTGATCGACGCGGTCAGCGGGCTCGGCGACCCGGACACCCACCGGGAGGCGACGGCCGAGCGGATGTTCCTGCATGTGCTCCAGGGCCACTGCAACAGCCCGATCTCCGGGTACGCGCGGGTCGACGCCGGCGGTGAACTGTCCTTGCGGGCCTGTGTGTTCACGCCCGACGGCAAGACCCGGCTGAACGCCCACGAATGGGCGGGCCGGCTCGACGCGGCCACGCTCGGCACCTCGGTCGCGGTGGCGCTGCTGCGGCAGGGCGCGCGGGAGATCATCGACGGCATCCCGCACTGA